The following proteins are co-located in the uncultured Draconibacterium sp. genome:
- a CDS encoding RteC domain-containing protein — MDHQTYNEIIGKLENELATLEIHSHSFIEATEKAIGLCNKVILKFREMVLKNGFSNSSEEIYFFKHVKPKVFSKFILYTEIFNIESNKPDVDKKLQIKYLRDELQKFCKTKKEDRAFYQYYKRGKTFSDHLYFLRGNEGHRIHIDHIPNHVDPEFSTGYDNTLAKIMACEQLKEYVGNKIQKLKGESNFQEECGFISNLHWTNYKVDAVELVYALFYAKVINNGKADIVEIARAFEKMFNIELKNIYHTFKEIQERDEQISFLKHLIETLQKRLDDLEE, encoded by the coding sequence ATGGATCACCAAACATACAATGAAATAATTGGAAAACTTGAAAACGAATTAGCCACGTTGGAAATCCATTCGCACTCTTTTATAGAAGCAACAGAAAAAGCTATTGGATTGTGTAATAAAGTTATCCTGAAATTTCGGGAAATGGTTCTTAAGAATGGATTTTCAAATTCTTCTGAAGAAATCTATTTCTTTAAGCATGTTAAACCAAAGGTGTTTAGTAAATTTATTCTTTACACCGAGATTTTTAATATTGAGTCCAATAAACCGGACGTTGATAAAAAGTTACAAATCAAATACCTGAGGGATGAGTTACAAAAATTTTGTAAAACGAAGAAGGAAGACAGAGCATTCTATCAGTATTATAAAAGAGGGAAAACATTCTCAGATCACTTATACTTTCTGCGGGGAAATGAAGGTCACCGTATACATATTGACCATATCCCTAATCATGTGGATCCGGAATTTTCAACTGGTTATGATAATACCCTGGCAAAAATTATGGCATGTGAACAACTTAAAGAATATGTAGGCAATAAAATTCAGAAATTGAAAGGTGAATCCAATTTTCAGGAAGAATGTGGATTTATCTCCAATCTGCATTGGACAAACTATAAGGTTGATGCTGTTGAACTGGTGTATGCGCTTTTCTATGCAAAGGTTATAAATAACGGAAAAGCAGATATTGTTGAAATTGCCCGTGCCTTTGAAAAAATGTTCAATATTGAATTGAAAAATATCTACCACACCTTTAAAGAAATACAGGAAAGGGACGAACAAATAAGTTTTTTGAAACATTTAATTGAAACTTTACAAAAACGTCTGGATGACCTGGAAGAATAG
- a CDS encoding beta-galactosidase, with amino-acid sequence MKKNLAITLLLFWACAGIAQSRNEYFPEKDLTTVGAYYYPEHWDESQWDRDLKKIAEMGFEFTHFGEFAWAQLEPEKGVYDFDWLDRAVALAAKHKLKVIMCTSTATPPVWLVREHPDVLVMREDGTQYDHGARQHASFSNEFYRAYSQKMIAELAKHYGNDPRIIGWQLDNEPRSTVDYGADAQKRFREWLKTKYKNIDALNQAWGTNFWSGTYSDFSEINIPQHLQWGMNLYQRLDHSRFCDHETASFLDEQARTIRKYANPDQWITTNYIPMYDARFIGASAELDFITYTRYMVYGEHKGIGPKGYRVGEYSRIAMANDYFRPLTPLYGVMELQPGQVNWGTINSQPLPGVVRLWLWHVFAGGSQFTCTYRFRAPIYGYEQYHYGIVGPDGVTTTPGGLEYQQFIYEINLLRSKSILGKVPKDYLKRKTAILYDPDNTVAINQNKQTTVWDTEQHVLKYYKALKSFGAPVDFIRDTMDFAKYPVIVVPAYQQMSLKLIEKLLRYVEAGGNLVMSCRTGHQNELGHLWEAGHAEPIYQLIGGEIDSYDLLRPYDPDTVIMGGEPFSWTSWGDLLNPAEDTESWATYVGDFYTGKTAVTFHPLKKGTVTYVGADSNQGDLEQSVLSKVYNRLDIPIENYPPGILVEYRDGFGIAMNYTDKDYRMDLPENVKVLIGSKVITTAGVLVWQIK; translated from the coding sequence ATGAAAAAAAATCTAGCGATTACCTTATTATTGTTTTGGGCCTGTGCTGGGATTGCTCAGAGCAGGAATGAATATTTCCCTGAGAAAGATTTAACCACTGTCGGTGCATATTATTATCCTGAGCATTGGGACGAGTCGCAATGGGATCGCGATCTCAAGAAAATAGCAGAAATGGGGTTTGAGTTTACGCATTTTGGCGAATTTGCCTGGGCGCAACTTGAACCTGAGAAAGGAGTCTATGATTTTGATTGGCTAGATCGGGCGGTTGCATTAGCTGCCAAGCACAAGCTGAAAGTGATTATGTGCACCTCCACGGCCACGCCGCCGGTTTGGTTGGTTCGTGAGCATCCGGATGTTTTGGTAATGCGGGAAGATGGAACGCAATATGATCATGGAGCACGCCAGCATGCCTCCTTTTCCAACGAATTTTACCGTGCGTATTCTCAAAAGATGATTGCCGAATTGGCCAAACACTATGGAAATGATCCGCGAATTATTGGCTGGCAATTGGACAATGAACCTCGTTCGACCGTTGATTATGGGGCAGATGCCCAAAAACGTTTTCGCGAATGGTTGAAAACCAAATACAAAAACATTGATGCCTTGAACCAGGCCTGGGGAACTAACTTTTGGAGCGGCACTTACAGCGATTTTTCTGAAATCAATATTCCGCAACACCTGCAATGGGGCATGAACTTATATCAGCGTTTGGATCACAGCCGTTTTTGCGATCACGAAACCGCTTCATTTTTGGATGAGCAAGCTAGAACCATCCGAAAGTATGCAAACCCGGATCAGTGGATTACTACCAATTACATCCCGATGTACGATGCCCGTTTTATTGGTGCCAGCGCCGAATTGGATTTCATAACTTACACGCGCTATATGGTTTATGGCGAGCATAAAGGAATTGGCCCGAAAGGCTATCGTGTGGGCGAATATTCGCGGATTGCCATGGCGAACGACTATTTCAGGCCGCTCACACCGTTGTATGGAGTTATGGAATTGCAACCGGGTCAGGTGAATTGGGGAACCATTAATTCGCAGCCACTTCCGGGGGTGGTGCGTTTATGGCTTTGGCACGTTTTTGCCGGTGGAAGCCAGTTTACCTGCACCTACCGCTTCCGTGCTCCAATTTATGGCTACGAACAGTATCACTATGGGATTGTCGGCCCGGATGGTGTCACGACAACGCCCGGCGGACTGGAATATCAGCAATTTATTTATGAAATCAATCTGTTACGCAGTAAATCAATCTTGGGGAAAGTACCTAAGGATTATCTGAAACGAAAAACAGCCATCCTATATGATCCTGACAATACCGTAGCCATTAACCAAAATAAACAAACAACAGTTTGGGATACCGAACAGCATGTTTTAAAGTACTATAAGGCGTTAAAATCATTTGGCGCTCCGGTCGATTTTATTCGCGATACCATGGATTTCGCCAAATACCCGGTGATTGTTGTTCCGGCTTACCAACAGATGAGTCTGAAACTAATCGAAAAGCTACTTCGCTATGTCGAAGCTGGCGGCAACCTGGTGATGTCGTGCCGTACCGGGCATCAGAATGAATTGGGACACCTTTGGGAAGCAGGCCACGCTGAACCCATTTACCAATTGATTGGCGGTGAAATTGATAGCTACGACTTGCTGCGCCCTTATGATCCCGACACTGTGATCATGGGCGGAGAGCCGTTTTCATGGACCAGTTGGGGTGATTTGCTAAATCCGGCTGAAGATACCGAAAGTTGGGCAACATATGTCGGCGACTTTTATACCGGGAAAACTGCGGTGACCTTTCATCCATTGAAAAAAGGAACCGTGACCTATGTGGGAGCCGATAGCAATCAAGGCGATTTGGAGCAGTCCGTTCTCTCTAAAGTTTATAACAGACTGGACATTCCGATCGAGAACTATCCCCCGGGCATCTTGGTGGAATACCGTGATGGTTTTGGTATTGCCATGAATTATACGGATAAAGATTACAGAATGGATCTTCCGGAAAATGTTAAAGTACTGATCGGCAGTAAAGTCATAACAACAGCAGGAGTTCTGGTTTGGCAAATTAAATAA
- a CDS encoding glycoside hydrolase family 88 protein — MKLKETFFYIIFVFYQVAIANAQEINDVTTPLHLMQPDYPHAYGAPEINDIEQVLSRIYTYLDQVTPAQLVDKISEEAITDFSVIDQNSIMKQGDFRLNSYEWGVTYAGMLLAAEQTGDEKYTDYATGRLTFLAKALYAFVQLEKQSPDASYSLKRSLHPHALDDCGAICAAMIKAEKAGKAESLDWIIENYIDYISNKEFRLEDGTLARNRPQPNSIWLDDLFMSVPALAQMGSYSGETKYFDDAVNQVLQFSKRMFNYDKGLYMHGWVQAMNEHPQFHWARANGWAVMTMVELLEVLPQDYAGRDQVLDLLRRHIRGLANYQDGTGFWHQLIDRNDTYLETSATAIYTYSIARAINRGYVDAKVYGPMVCLAWHAVASQVNEKGQVEGTCVGTGMGFDPAFYYYRPINVFAAHGYGPVLLAGAEMIELVRIHDICINDSAAILYNTQNP, encoded by the coding sequence ATGAAATTAAAAGAAACATTTTTTTATATCATCTTTGTCTTTTACCAAGTGGCAATTGCCAATGCGCAAGAGATAAATGATGTTACAACTCCTCTCCATCTAATGCAGCCTGATTATCCTCATGCATACGGAGCTCCAGAGATCAATGATATTGAGCAAGTACTGTCAAGGATTTACACTTACCTAGATCAGGTTACTCCGGCACAATTAGTCGATAAAATATCTGAAGAGGCGATTACTGACTTTTCAGTAATCGATCAAAATAGCATAATGAAGCAGGGTGACTTTCGACTAAACAGTTATGAGTGGGGAGTAACTTATGCCGGTATGTTGCTCGCTGCAGAACAAACCGGAGATGAGAAGTATACTGATTATGCAACCGGGCGTTTAACCTTTTTAGCAAAGGCTTTATACGCTTTTGTCCAGCTGGAAAAACAAAGCCCTGATGCCAGTTACTCCTTAAAGCGAAGCCTCCACCCACATGCACTGGACGATTGCGGGGCAATCTGTGCAGCCATGATCAAAGCAGAGAAAGCAGGTAAAGCAGAAAGCCTGGACTGGATCATTGAGAATTACATTGATTATATCAGCAATAAGGAATTTCGTTTGGAAGACGGCACGCTTGCCCGTAACCGCCCCCAACCCAACTCGATCTGGCTGGACGACTTGTTTATGAGTGTTCCGGCTCTGGCTCAGATGGGAAGTTATTCGGGAGAAACAAAATATTTTGATGATGCAGTCAATCAAGTGCTCCAATTTTCAAAACGCATGTTCAACTACGACAAAGGACTTTACATGCACGGCTGGGTGCAGGCGATGAATGAACACCCACAATTTCACTGGGCCCGAGCCAACGGTTGGGCGGTCATGACGATGGTGGAATTGCTGGAAGTATTGCCGCAAGATTATGCCGGACGAGATCAGGTTTTGGATTTGTTACGTCGTCATATCCGTGGATTAGCCAATTACCAAGATGGAACTGGTTTTTGGCACCAGTTGATTGATCGAAATGATACTTATCTTGAAACTTCTGCAACAGCTATTTATACCTATTCCATTGCCAGGGCGATCAACCGGGGATATGTAGATGCTAAAGTGTATGGTCCGATGGTATGTTTGGCGTGGCATGCCGTGGCAAGCCAAGTCAATGAGAAGGGACAGGTGGAAGGAACCTGTGTAGGAACGGGCATGGGTTTTGATCCTGCATTTTACTACTACCGACCCATCAATGTGTTTGCAGCCCATGGTTATGGCCCGGTACTGCTAGCAGGGGCCGAGATGATTGAATTGGTAAGAATACATGATATTTGTATCAATGATAGTGCAGCCATTTTATACAACACTCAAAATCCTTGA